One Setaria italica strain Yugu1 chromosome I, Setaria_italica_v2.0, whole genome shotgun sequence DNA window includes the following coding sequences:
- the LOC105913932 gene encoding vegetative cell wall protein gp1-like: MPLRTLDPFRPTHSTLTPHRAAPVAPQHTAPRPASRLPVGARTAPPPSPRSAPPPRPAPRCPRRRSHRAAPVVAPQRAAPVAPHHAGPSTAPSPPRTAPAHAREGLASVSLDSLAPSDRDAEVRKEGHEIPNRKLLQRMFGDENAEAKILNQKHDLLTARPIEEAYQQQIQSLEVKLSTINEEWKGKRGIEKQPFHSPDFIAETMALNFWIM; encoded by the exons ATGCCTCTACGAACCCTAGATCCCTTCCGCCCGACTCATTCCACCCTCACCCCGCatcgcgccgcccccgtcgccccgCAGCACACCGCCCCCCGCCCCGCATCACGCCTCCCCGTCGGCGCTcgcaccgcgccgcccccgtcgccccgcagcgcgccgccccctcgcccCGCACCGCGCTGCCCCCGTCGGCGCTcgcaccgcgccgcccccgtcgtCGCCCCGCAgcgcgccgcccccgtcgccccgCATCACGCCGGCCCCTCCACCGCCCCCTCGCCCCCTCGCACCGCACCCGCGCACGCCAGGGAAGGGCTCGCGTCGGTCTCCCTCGACTCGCTCGCCCCCTCA GATAGGGATGCTGAAGTTAGAAAAGAGGGACATGAAATACCAAACAGAAAACTTCTACAAAGAATGTTTGGTGATGAG AATGCAGAAGCAAAAATATTGAACCAAAAACATGATTTATTGACTGCAAGGCCAATAGAG GAGGCCTACCAGCAACAGATACAATCATTAGAAGTTAAACTCTCAACTATTAATGAAGAATGGAAG GGAAAGAGAGGTATTGAGAAACAGCCTTTCCATAGTCCTGACTTCATTGCTGAAACAATGGCTTTAAATTTTTGGATcatgtaa
- the LOC101766412 gene encoding uncharacterized protein LOC101766412 — MPELMEMMEEIVKHRPPELMEEIVEEVLLRFPSEDPASLVRAALVSKRWCRLVSGRGFRRRFREFHRAPPLLGLLCNRADDARCIPTCSFRPPRRAPRPAGRPLVPRPRRAPPRALGWRRRPDGSPRRMGSHHRRAAGASRGAPGPADLERGRALRRRRPL, encoded by the coding sequence atgccgGAGCTGATGGAGATGATGGAGGAGATCGTGAAGCACCGTCCGCCGGAGCTGATGGAGGAGATTGTGGAGGAGGTGCTCCTCCGCTTCCCGTCCGAAGACCCCGCGAGCCTCGTCCGCGCCGCGCTCGTCAGCAAGCGGTGGTGTCGCCTCGTCTCCGGCCGCGGATTCCGCCGCCGGTTCCGCGAGTtccaccgcgcgccgccactGCTGGGCCTCCTCTGCAACCGCGCCGACGACGCCCGCTGCATCCCCACGTGCTCCTTCCGCCCGCCCCGCCGAGCGCCGCGGCCTGCGGGCCGCCCACTCGTGCCACGGCCGCGTCGTGCTCCACCACGCGCCCTGGGGTGGCGGCGACGCCCGGACGGATCTCCTCGCCGTATGGGATCCCATCACCGGCGAGCAGCGGGAGCTTCCCGTGGTGCCCCTGGCCCTGCGGACCTGGAACGCGGCCGTGCtctgcgccgccggcgaccgctgTGA